A window from Thiosulfatimonas sediminis encodes these proteins:
- a CDS encoding TRAP transporter small permease subunit, protein MDNFLQTYLKFHQLIQDKIGRFVAWSVLSLVLITALVVVLRYGFDTGSIALQQAITYNHAILFMLGISYTYLHDEHVRVDVFYSRYSPARKHWINLLGSLLFTLPVTLFILWSSAEYVSNSWAIQESSSESAGIGYVYLLKTLIPLMASLLLLQALAIIAKNSLAIRTHQNDDETPKIQGGKL, encoded by the coding sequence ATGGATAATTTTCTACAAACCTATCTCAAGTTCCATCAATTGATACAAGATAAAATTGGGCGCTTTGTCGCATGGAGCGTACTCAGTTTGGTGCTCATTACCGCCCTGGTCGTCGTGTTGCGTTACGGCTTTGACACAGGCTCGATCGCCTTGCAACAGGCGATTACTTACAATCATGCCATTCTCTTTATGCTTGGCATCAGCTATACCTATTTACACGATGAACACGTGCGCGTTGATGTTTTTTACAGTCGCTATAGCCCGGCACGTAAACACTGGATCAATCTACTCGGTTCATTGCTGTTTACCCTACCTGTCACCCTATTTATTTTATGGAGTAGCGCGGAATATGTTAGTAACAGTTGGGCGATTCAAGAAAGCTCTTCGGAATCAGCAGGCATCGGCTATGTCTATCTACTCAAAACCCTAATACCTCTGATGGCGAGTCTTCTCCTGTTGCAAGCACTAGCGATTATCGCTAAAAACAGCTTGGCAATTCGCACCCATCAAAATGACGATGAAACGCCGAAAATACAAGGAGGTAAGCTGTAA
- a CDS encoding primosomal protein N': MTTTNLTNSSAPCENRVLKVAVAGPFLTPLDYLDNVGLVDRVLAEQLIGRRVRIPFRSKSQVALVVAVAAAEYALDKIKPIEAWLDDAPIVAAQDFAFLQWVADYYHAPLGEVIITALPKRLRAGEPAQMQGADTWHLSPLGRTALTEIPARAKAQFALATAFLEAAQPLNAADCKAITGSWRKMVNQWLEQQFLQVLPGTCWQEPLAERAHHHPLNAQQVAAVQAVTDKLDCGGFASYLLQGITGSGKTEVYLAMTEFALKQGKQVLILVPEIGLTPQMIGRFSGYLQTPIALLHSGMNDSQRHCAWHSVRTGEVSVLLGTRSAVFAPFKNLGLCIIDEEHDASYKQQDGVRYSARDILVRRAHQQQVPVVLGSATPSLESLFNVKQQRYHLLTLTERAGVAKPPQIKLIDIRGEKIQEGVGIQLKAAMQRHLENGKQVLLFLNRRGFAPVLMCHDCGWQAHCPSCDANMTLHQGTHHQYLQCHHCGEQMVKPVQCPSCQGKELHTMGQGTERLEESIREWFADKTVLRIDRDSTRLKGKMAELTAQAHSGEADILIGTQMLAKGHHFPKVTLVGMLDIDQGLFSCDYRATERMAQLVLQVAGRSGRAEDAGEVLVQTHHPQHPLLLKLIQDGYAEFVRAALQERDEAALPPYRFQCLVRAEAHQAQDALDFLHSLKAGLELQWQSLTEQSVMRGLEFWGPVSAPMLRRQGRYRYQLMLSSVSRQKLHQLLSIMQPYIYKSPLARKVRWSLDIDPQDVF; encoded by the coding sequence TTGACCACAACGAACTTAACAAATTCCAGCGCGCCTTGCGAAAACCGTGTTTTAAAGGTCGCGGTTGCCGGCCCCTTTTTGACGCCATTGGATTATCTGGATAACGTCGGTTTGGTTGATCGAGTGCTGGCAGAACAGCTGATTGGTCGTCGAGTACGTATTCCTTTTCGTAGTAAGTCGCAGGTGGCCTTAGTGGTCGCGGTGGCTGCTGCGGAATACGCACTTGATAAAATCAAGCCGATTGAAGCATGGCTCGATGACGCGCCAATTGTTGCCGCTCAGGATTTCGCTTTTTTACAGTGGGTTGCAGACTACTATCATGCGCCGCTCGGTGAGGTAATTATTACCGCTTTGCCAAAGCGTCTTCGTGCTGGCGAACCGGCGCAAATGCAGGGAGCGGATACTTGGCACCTTAGTCCATTAGGGCGAACGGCACTGACCGAGATTCCAGCACGCGCTAAAGCACAATTTGCTCTGGCTACCGCGTTTTTAGAGGCTGCACAGCCTTTGAACGCAGCAGACTGTAAAGCGATTACGGGCAGTTGGCGTAAGATGGTGAATCAATGGCTAGAGCAGCAATTCTTACAGGTATTGCCCGGCACTTGTTGGCAAGAGCCACTGGCAGAGCGCGCGCATCATCATCCACTCAACGCTCAGCAAGTCGCTGCCGTGCAAGCCGTTACAGATAAGCTTGATTGCGGTGGCTTTGCCAGTTATTTGTTGCAAGGCATTACCGGCAGCGGTAAGACCGAAGTCTATTTAGCGATGACAGAATTTGCGCTTAAGCAAGGTAAGCAGGTGCTGATTTTAGTGCCGGAAATCGGCCTAACCCCGCAAATGATTGGGCGTTTCTCTGGCTATTTACAAACACCGATTGCGCTGTTGCATTCCGGAATGAACGACTCACAACGGCATTGTGCGTGGCATTCAGTACGTACCGGCGAGGTTTCCGTTCTTTTAGGAACGCGTTCGGCGGTGTTTGCCCCTTTTAAGAACTTAGGGTTGTGCATTATCGACGAAGAGCACGATGCCTCTTATAAGCAGCAGGATGGTGTGCGTTATTCGGCACGTGATATTTTGGTGCGGCGTGCGCATCAGCAACAAGTGCCGGTAGTGCTTGGCTCTGCGACACCTTCGTTGGAAAGTTTGTTTAATGTTAAGCAACAACGCTATCATTTGTTGACGTTAACCGAGCGTGCCGGTGTTGCCAAGCCGCCGCAAATTAAGCTAATAGATATACGCGGAGAAAAAATTCAAGAAGGGGTTGGAATCCAGCTTAAAGCGGCGATGCAACGCCATTTAGAGAATGGCAAACAGGTGTTGTTGTTTTTGAATCGGCGTGGTTTTGCACCCGTATTAATGTGTCACGATTGCGGCTGGCAAGCGCATTGCCCAAGTTGCGATGCGAATATGACCTTACATCAGGGGACGCATCATCAATATCTACAATGCCATCACTGCGGCGAGCAGATGGTCAAACCAGTGCAATGTCCAAGTTGTCAGGGTAAAGAACTGCATACGATGGGGCAAGGTACTGAGCGTTTAGAAGAGTCGATTAGAGAGTGGTTTGCTGATAAAACTGTTTTGCGGATTGATCGCGACAGCACACGTTTAAAAGGCAAAATGGCGGAACTGACGGCGCAAGCGCATAGTGGCGAAGCGGATATTTTGATTGGGACCCAGATGTTGGCCAAAGGGCATCATTTTCCGAAAGTGACGTTGGTCGGTATGCTGGATATCGACCAAGGACTGTTTAGCTGTGATTATCGCGCTACCGAACGCATGGCGCAGTTGGTGTTGCAGGTCGCAGGGCGCTCTGGACGCGCCGAAGATGCCGGTGAAGTGCTGGTGCAAACCCATCATCCGCAGCATCCATTGCTGTTGAAATTAATTCAAGACGGCTATGCCGAATTTGTCCGTGCGGCTCTCCAAGAACGCGATGAAGCGGCTCTACCGCCCTATCGTTTTCAGTGTTTGGTGCGTGCCGAAGCACATCAGGCGCAAGATGCGTTGGATTTTCTACACTCCCTTAAAGCCGGACTTGAGCTGCAATGGCAGAGTTTGACCGAGCAATCGGTGATGCGCGGTTTGGAATTTTGGGGGCCGGTTAGTGCACCGATGTTACGCCGTCAAGGACGTTATCGCTATCAACTGATGCTGAGCAGCGTCTCGCGCCAAAAATTGCACCAACTGCTGAGCATCATGCAACCCTATATCTACAAAAGTCCGCTGGCGCGTAAAGTTCGCTGGAGTCTCGACATTGACCCGCAGGATGTTTTTTAA
- the bioC gene encoding malonyl-ACP O-methyltransferase BioC has protein sequence MSQSSSEQLQHVNRQHLKQHFSHAAPSYDEAAILQKTVAERMDERLELTTVKALRIADIGAGTGLLTAKLLQRYPQATLFAVDLSEAMLQRAKPRLQIERISALKPLNKLLSGFNQKLGVTLINADAFALPFADNSLDMITSNLMLQWCDDLDAVFKEFRRVLRPEGLLMFTTFGPDTLKELRQAWRMADQQSEHVNHFIDMHDIGDALIRAGFGQPVMDVEMFTLTYEKPISVLKDLKAIGATNASLHRNPGLMGKNKFQTMLNAYESLRQNGKIHASYEVVHGHAWAAQEIFKGPDRDRKGVVEISLDEFAKQTKQSAFGASFRDKK, from the coding sequence ATGAGTCAATCCAGTTCAGAGCAACTTCAGCACGTCAATCGCCAACATTTGAAACAGCACTTTAGCCATGCCGCACCGAGTTATGACGAGGCTGCCATACTCCAAAAAACCGTCGCCGAACGAATGGATGAACGCCTTGAATTAACCACTGTCAAGGCGCTGCGTATCGCCGACATCGGCGCGGGCACCGGCCTTCTAACCGCAAAGCTCTTGCAGCGCTACCCACAGGCCACGCTGTTTGCGGTTGACCTATCCGAAGCCATGTTGCAACGTGCCAAACCGCGTTTACAAATTGAGCGAATTTCAGCTCTCAAACCGCTGAATAAATTACTTTCCGGTTTCAATCAAAAGCTTGGGGTAACGCTTATCAATGCCGATGCATTTGCGCTCCCCTTTGCGGATAACAGTCTCGATATGATTACCAGCAATTTAATGCTGCAGTGGTGCGATGACTTAGATGCCGTGTTTAAGGAATTTCGGCGCGTATTACGCCCGGAAGGCTTGCTGATGTTTACAACCTTTGGCCCTGATACGTTAAAAGAGCTACGTCAAGCATGGCGAATGGCTGATCAACAGAGCGAACACGTCAATCACTTTATTGATATGCATGACATTGGCGATGCACTGATTCGCGCCGGCTTCGGACAACCAGTCATGGATGTTGAAATGTTCACACTGACTTATGAGAAGCCAATCAGCGTCTTAAAAGATTTAAAAGCCATTGGCGCAACCAATGCCAGCTTGCATCGCAATCCTGGACTGATGGGAAAAAACAAATTTCAAACCATGCTGAACGCCTATGAAAGTCTTCGCCAAAATGGCAAAATCCACGCCAGCTACGAGGTGGTACACGGCCATGCTTGGGCCGCTCAAGAAATCTTCAAAGGCCCTGACCGCGACCGCAAGGGCGTAGTTGAAATCAGCCTTGATGAGTTTGCAAAACAGACCAAACAATCCGCTTTTGGAGCCTCTTTTCGCGATAAAAAGTAA
- the bioH gene encoding pimeloyl-ACP methyl ester esterase BioH, translating to MLSRLIIEQPNRPKLTFIHGWGAQNSVWQDWAQQTLGAYFELHLIELPGFGQSNAVASQANDQMLAQTWVDAILEAMPQKSHLLGWSLGGLLAQQIAIQQPERVQSLICLASTPRFTQNDDWKWAVSPKLMADFMRSVQADSAATLKSFWTLQMQGSEIPRQQIKQFVQRMQDYQLPTLSGLTQGLRLLKYFDFREQANELPMPVLWLLGEHDPLIPQAFIAEFSTIQRQAQVKILAGAAHTPFASHPQQTADAIRHFLAQR from the coding sequence ATGTTAAGCCGACTGATTATCGAGCAACCAAACCGCCCAAAACTGACGTTTATTCACGGCTGGGGCGCCCAAAATTCGGTCTGGCAAGACTGGGCGCAACAGACACTGGGGGCGTATTTTGAACTGCACCTGATTGAATTGCCGGGGTTTGGTCAAAGCAACGCTGTCGCGAGCCAAGCAAACGATCAAATGTTAGCGCAAACATGGGTGGATGCGATACTCGAAGCCATGCCTCAAAAATCCCATCTTCTCGGTTGGTCGCTTGGCGGCTTATTAGCACAACAAATCGCCATTCAACAGCCAGAGCGCGTCCAGTCGTTAATCTGCCTCGCATCGACACCGCGCTTCACCCAAAACGACGATTGGAAATGGGCGGTATCCCCTAAATTAATGGCTGATTTTATGCGTTCGGTTCAAGCAGACAGTGCCGCAACCTTGAAAAGTTTTTGGACGTTGCAGATGCAAGGTAGCGAGATACCGCGCCAACAAATCAAACAGTTCGTGCAGCGTATGCAGGACTATCAACTGCCGACACTTAGCGGTCTAACACAAGGTTTACGCCTGCTTAAATATTTCGATTTTCGCGAGCAAGCAAATGAATTACCGATGCCGGTTTTATGGCTTCTCGGCGAACACGACCCACTGATTCCACAGGCATTTATTGCAGAATTCAGTACAATACAGCGCCAAGCACAGGTGAAAATTTTAGCCGGTGCGGCGCACACCCCGTTTGCCTCACACCCGCAGCAGACCGCTGACGCCATCCGCCATTTTTTAGCCCAACGATAA
- a CDS encoding DUF748 domain-containing protein, which translates to MPFVKRHPWLSSFVLLSVVFISLLPIGLKYTAIHLLEKHSGQQATIADIDLNIFNGKLRIRNIQLQNGNHKTQVNEFSANILLRALFQERLLFSQIKLIGVTLPVEISEQNGQQQFRVAGFAIPQESSKEESDSGTLPFGLGVQQLALQDINIQLIQAEQQQLYQIRSLSLKELYSWDSDFARLKLNSTLNQKSINANLQVHLFTKAPKIIGTIKVRELNLQDLQEWVAQPIAGQLTADLTFTVEQQSNGFKLYQYSDINLANADIQMAEQRISAQKLTWQGDAHFFSGDVQALKVLGNLNGTQLALTQNGADGAKLNIQTDAKGAIDLIGQLNGVDARIQQKGLIALNNFNLQQSHTAPQASDLTVNYQQLSYQGSVDYAIAKPKLNLDGALALNKLRLEQQSQAQKEQQNRLLELPKIAYQGKIDYDLTAQKIALNGTLNSDTLQLTQTAKNGKQLQNSLELALAAMQLDGQQHITLGDDLQLKTQSNLTLKQLTFAQQDNSAETPIQRKFSSNINAKLNLQAKFAENQQSLQQTGTIQITNLAFKDKMMSLSTPAINWNGALDWQQTAALKLSVKGDLNSDNIEFTQQTPEQSLQLSQSLKAKLDLLLNNNAKQLSLQQNGTFTLDNLSLQQSGLNQQAKQIRYSGNLMLTQNHPLENQPQSGAQDIRLKGQLQLTKSHTELAESGIKINQNLSSDFTLASLINNDTLSIDYSGSGQIAALKFKSPQQSADLDTFTWQGQSKFSQAYKQTATAAELNGQFKLSAKRLNAGSPKMRDAMQLQQLNLPSLTLKSPQHFALRNLDLSGLTLQGINQQQTVPIATLRAITLTEGDIALAPELAIELGDLALVDLNGDLTLDKDYQLAQISALLNAFGIEKQAETPTETTPQDPAKTANPDSAPNAAEPRTLPKIALASFALQGNNQIQLSIANPNTSEDAPINKRLTIKTLRFGAFDSSKPEQASDFEFLASLDEFSEIRSSGKIAPLAAQLSMQAKTAIDGLALNDFSPLVQQAVGYQIDSGQLSATIDSTIGDNKIDVENSVKLYKFQLVSADKEKTEAFDKGFSMPLEVGLSLLRDKSDNIELKLPIKGDLDNPNFNIQDVISTALNGALGKATRTYLLLALQPFGAIALVGEMAFDQLAAVRLQPVDFEDSRFKLTDEMQQYLQKVSTLLQSKSDVQIKLCGGVNQSDRQAIAQASQTESQKKENKLPEITDDQLLSLATMRQTAIKRYLLEQGVSTNQIVICQPKISNETGSAKIQMGI; encoded by the coding sequence ATGCCGTTTGTAAAAAGACACCCTTGGCTCAGTAGCTTTGTGCTGCTTAGCGTTGTATTTATCAGCCTGCTGCCAATTGGGCTTAAATATACCGCCATTCATCTACTGGAAAAACACAGCGGCCAGCAAGCGACTATTGCCGATATTGATCTAAACATATTTAACGGCAAACTGCGTATTCGTAACATTCAGCTGCAAAATGGCAACCATAAGACTCAAGTTAACGAATTTTCAGCCAATATTTTGTTACGTGCTTTATTCCAAGAACGTTTACTGTTTTCACAAATTAAATTAATCGGCGTGACCCTTCCGGTCGAAATTTCCGAACAAAACGGCCAGCAGCAATTTCGCGTAGCGGGCTTTGCGATTCCGCAAGAGTCGTCCAAGGAAGAGAGCGATTCAGGCACTTTGCCATTCGGCCTAGGGGTGCAACAGCTGGCACTACAAGATATTAATATCCAGCTTATCCAAGCCGAACAACAACAGCTCTATCAAATCCGCAGTCTTAGCCTGAAAGAACTTTACAGTTGGGACAGTGATTTTGCGCGCTTAAAACTCAACAGTACGCTCAACCAAAAATCAATAAATGCCAACTTACAAGTCCATCTATTTACCAAAGCGCCCAAAATCATCGGCACGATTAAGGTGCGCGAACTTAATCTACAAGACTTGCAAGAGTGGGTCGCGCAACCTATTGCTGGACAATTAACCGCCGACTTAACCTTCACCGTCGAACAACAAAGCAACGGCTTTAAACTCTATCAATACAGCGACATCAACTTAGCAAACGCTGATATTCAGATGGCAGAACAGCGCATTAGTGCGCAAAAACTTACTTGGCAGGGGGATGCACACTTTTTCTCCGGTGATGTTCAAGCACTTAAAGTGCTCGGAAACCTAAACGGCACACAACTGGCATTGACGCAAAATGGCGCCGATGGCGCAAAACTGAATATACAAACCGATGCCAAAGGGGCAATTGACTTAATTGGCCAACTCAATGGCGTGGATGCCAGAATCCAGCAAAAAGGCCTTATCGCTCTCAATAACTTTAACTTGCAACAAAGCCACACAGCGCCGCAAGCCAGTGACTTAACGGTGAACTACCAACAACTAAGCTATCAAGGCAGTGTGGATTACGCGATTGCCAAGCCCAAGCTAAATTTAGACGGCGCCTTAGCATTGAATAAACTGCGACTAGAACAGCAGTCGCAAGCGCAAAAAGAGCAACAAAATCGCCTCCTTGAGCTTCCTAAAATCGCCTACCAAGGCAAAATCGATTATGACTTGACTGCGCAAAAAATCGCCCTAAACGGCACGCTCAATAGCGATACACTTCAGCTGACCCAAACCGCCAAGAACGGCAAACAGTTACAAAATTCACTGGAATTGGCGTTGGCAGCAATGCAACTAGACGGGCAGCAACACATTACCCTTGGCGATGATTTACAACTCAAAACTCAGAGCAATTTAACCCTAAAACAACTGACATTTGCACAGCAAGATAACAGCGCAGAAACCCCAATCCAACGTAAGTTTTCCAGCAACATCAACGCTAAACTTAACCTGCAAGCCAAGTTTGCCGAAAACCAACAAAGCCTACAACAAACTGGGACTATTCAGATTACAAACCTCGCCTTTAAGGACAAGATGATGTCACTCTCCACCCCCGCTATAAACTGGAATGGCGCACTGGATTGGCAACAAACTGCCGCACTTAAACTAAGCGTAAAAGGCGATTTAAACAGCGATAACATTGAGTTTACCCAACAAACGCCGGAGCAATCTCTGCAACTGTCACAAAGCCTGAAAGCCAAACTTGACCTGCTCCTGAACAACAATGCCAAGCAACTTAGCCTGCAACAAAATGGGACTTTCACCCTGGATAATCTCAGTCTGCAGCAATCCGGTTTAAACCAACAAGCCAAACAAATCCGTTATAGCGGTAACCTAATGCTTACTCAAAACCATCCGCTCGAAAATCAACCACAAAGTGGCGCACAAGACATTCGTTTAAAAGGCCAATTACAGCTAACAAAATCACACACTGAACTCGCCGAGTCTGGTATTAAAATCAACCAAAATCTCAGTTCGGATTTCACCCTAGCCAGCCTCATCAACAATGACACCTTAAGTATCGATTACTCCGGTTCAGGACAGATTGCTGCACTTAAATTCAAAAGCCCACAACAAAGTGCCGATTTAGACACCTTTACATGGCAAGGGCAAAGTAAGTTCAGCCAAGCCTACAAGCAAACGGCAACCGCAGCAGAGCTTAACGGCCAATTTAAACTCTCAGCCAAGCGCCTCAATGCCGGTTCGCCTAAAATGCGCGATGCGATGCAACTGCAACAGTTGAACCTGCCGAGCCTGACATTAAAAAGCCCGCAACACTTTGCATTACGTAACCTGGATTTAAGCGGCCTCACACTGCAAGGCATTAACCAACAGCAAACCGTGCCTATCGCCACCCTAAGGGCGATTACCCTAACCGAAGGCGATATTGCACTTGCACCAGAACTTGCTATTGAACTTGGCGACTTAGCACTGGTCGATTTGAACGGTGATCTCACTCTCGATAAAGACTATCAACTTGCGCAAATCAGCGCCCTGCTGAACGCTTTTGGCATTGAAAAACAAGCTGAAACACCGACCGAAACGACACCGCAAGACCCTGCGAAAACCGCTAACCCTGACAGCGCACCCAATGCGGCCGAGCCGCGTACTCTGCCAAAAATAGCCCTTGCCTCTTTTGCATTACAAGGCAATAACCAAATTCAACTCAGTATTGCCAATCCAAATACCTCAGAAGACGCACCAATTAATAAACGTCTTACCATCAAAACATTACGTTTTGGCGCATTTGACAGCAGTAAACCGGAACAAGCCAGCGACTTTGAGTTTTTAGCGTCTTTAGATGAATTTAGCGAAATCCGCTCTAGCGGTAAGATTGCACCACTGGCCGCGCAGCTATCAATGCAAGCCAAAACCGCGATTGACGGCTTGGCGCTCAATGATTTTTCGCCTTTAGTGCAGCAAGCCGTCGGCTACCAAATCGACAGTGGACAGCTCTCTGCAACCATCGACAGCACCATTGGCGACAATAAAATTGATGTTGAAAACAGCGTTAAACTCTACAAATTCCAACTGGTTAGCGCCGACAAAGAGAAAACAGAAGCGTTTGACAAAGGGTTTAGTATGCCGCTGGAAGTCGGACTGAGTCTATTGCGCGACAAGAGCGATAATATCGAGTTAAAACTGCCGATTAAAGGCGATTTAGACAATCCCAACTTCAATATTCAAGACGTGATTTCTACCGCATTGAACGGCGCTTTAGGCAAAGCTACGCGCACCTACTTATTGCTGGCGCTACAGCCGTTCGGAGCGATTGCGCTGGTTGGTGAAATGGCGTTCGATCAACTCGCGGCAGTACGCCTGCAACCTGTCGATTTTGAAGACAGTCGCTTTAAATTAACCGATGAAATGCAACAGTACTTGCAAAAAGTCAGTACCTTGTTGCAATCGAAAAGCGATGTGCAAATCAAGCTGTGCGGCGGCGTCAATCAGAGTGATCGCCAAGCGATTGCACAAGCCTCACAAACCGAATCGCAGAAAAAAGAGAACAAATTGCCTGAGATCACCGACGACCAACTGCTTAGCCTGGCAACCATGCGCCAAACCGCGATTAAACGCTACCTGTTAGAACAAGGGGTGAGCACCAATCAAATCGTCATCTGTCAGCCAAAAATCAGCAATGAAACTGGCAGCGCAAAAATTCAAATGGGGATTTAA